CGCCCTGCTCGGCCTGCGCACCGAGGGCATCAAGGCCCGCCCCTGCGGTTCCGCGGGTCTGGAGTACCTGGCCGTCGCCCGGGGCGACCAGGATGCGGTTGCTTTCAACTGGGAGTTCGCCTGGGACCACGCGGCGGGGCTGCTCCTGGTCACCGAGGCGGGCGGCGCCCAGGCCACACTCTCCGGCGCCCCGTTCCGTATCACCGGCGGCAACGCCCTGCCGTTCACGGCGGCCCGAGACGAGGCGACCGTGGAACGCGTCCTTCACGCGCTGCGCGGCGAAGCCTGACCTACCGCCGGGCGCCCGAGGTCCCATTCAGCGGGACTGACGGGCCCCGGTGCGCTCACGCCGCGCCGTTGCCGTGCCTGACCAGGCAGAACGGATGCCCCGCCGGGTCCGCGTAGATCCGCCATGAGCGCCCCGAGCCCGCTCCGTCGTCCAGGACCGTCGCTCCCGCCGCCACGGCCCGCTCCTGCGCCTCGTCCAGATCCGGGACGCCGAAGTCCAGGTGGAACTGCTGGGGATGCGCCGGATCCGGCCAGCGCGGCGGCCGGTGGTCCGCCACCCGCTGGAAGGCGAGGACCAGCCCGGCCTCCGTGTGGAGCGTCGCCCAGTCGTCGCCGAGCGCCCACCGCGGGTCCGGCCGGTTGACCTCTCCGCCGAGCAGGCGGTGGTAGAACCGGGCGAGACCTACGGGATCGGAGCAGTCGAGCACGAGGCACTGCAGTTCAGGTCTGTTCATCGCGGGGCGACCCTACCCGCGGCCGCGTTGTCGGTGCCCCGGAATATCCTTGGAGTCCTGGCCATCGGCTGACGAAGGAGTCCGAAGGTGCCGTCGATGCTTGATGCTGTCGTCGTGGGGGCGGGGCCCAACGGACTGACCGCCGCGGCCGAACTGGCCCGCCGCGGTTTCGCCGTGGAGGTCTTCGAGGCGGCCGGGACCGTCGGAGGCGGTGCCCGTACCGAGGAGCTCACCCTCCCCGGCTTCCGTCACGACCCCTGTTCCGCCGTCCACCCGCTTGGCATCGGCTCGCCCGCGTTCGCCGGGATGCCGCTGGCCGCGCACGGCCTGGAGTGGCTCCAGCCCGAGCTGGCGCTCGCCCACCCCTTCCCGGACGGCTCGGCCGCCGTGCTCAACGGGTCCGTGGGGGAGAGCGCCATGTCGCTGGGCGCCCAGGACGCGGGGGCGTACCGCAGACTCGTCGCCCCGTACCTCGGTCACTGGGACACCCTCGCCCAGGACTTCCTGCGCACCCCGTGGGACGGACTGCCCCGTGACCCGTACCGCTGGGTGCGATTCGGGCTCGACGCGCTCCAGCCCGCGACGCTGCTCTCCCGCCGCTTCCGCGGTGAGAAGGCGCGCGGCCTGTTCGCCGGGCTCGCCGCCCACGCCATAGCCCCCGTCAACGGCGTGGCCACCGGAGGAATCGCCCTGCTCTTCGCCCTCGCCGCGCACGAGAAGGGCTGGCCGATGCCGCGCGGCGGATCGCAGTCCATCTCCGACGCCCTCGCCTCGTACATACGGGAACAGGGCGGCACGATCCGTACCGGCACGGAGGTCAAGCGCCTCGACGAACTCCCGCCCGCCCGCGCCTACATCTTCGACACCTCACCGACCGCCCTCGCCCGCATCGCCGGGCTGGGCCGTGCCTACAGCGGCTATCGGTACGGAGCGTCCTGCTTCAAGATCGATTACGCGCTGTCGGGCCCCGTCCCCTGGACCGCGAAGGAGGCCCGCCGGGCCGGCACGGTCCACATCGGACCCACGGCCGGCGAGATCGACTCCGCGCTGAGCGCCGCGGTCGCGGGCCGTGACCCGCGCGTGCCGTTCCTGATCACCGCACAGCCCAGCCTGGTCGATCCGTCCCGCGCGCCCGAGGGCCGGCATGTCTTCTGGGCGTACGGACATGTCCCGGCGGGCTGGGAGGGCGACGCCACCGACGTCATCGAACGGCAACTGGAGCGCTTCGCCCCCGGCTTCCGCGACCTGGTGCTCGCCCGGGCGGTCGCCGGGCCGCCCCAACTCGCGGCGCGCAACGCCAATTACGTCGGCGGCGACATCGCGTGCGGCGCCTTCTCCGGGTTCCAGACGGTGATAAGGCCCAAGCTCGCACGGGTGCCTTACGCGACGGCGCATCCGGCGGTGTTCCTGTGCTCCTCGGCCACTCCGCCCGGACCGGGCGTGCACGGCATGTCCGGACACCATGCGGCGAAGGCCGTCTGGCGCAGGCTGCGGGCGAGCTGAACACCGCGGGGCCGACGGGGACGCGGCATCATGTCCGCATGCGCACACCCGAGGCCGTCACCGTCACCCCGGTACCTGCGCACCGGCCAGGCGGTCGCCACGACCGCCGGAAAACTCGACGCCCGATGGGTCATTCACACCGTGGGCCCATGACCAGCCAAAACAGCGGTCATGGGCCCGATGCCGCACGCTCGCGGTCGCACAGCGGGCGGCCCGCCACGCGGGATGCGAGAGGGCGCTGACGGGCAAATTCTCCTGCACGCACAGGCATGAAAGTCGTCCGACTGGTGCCTACATTTCCGGCATCCACACAGTTGCCGGAACGAAGAGGCCCCATGCAGTTCGGAATTTTCTCTGTGGGGGACGTGACCCCCGATCCGACCAACAGCCGTACCCCGTCGGAGCATGAACGCATCAAGGCGATGGTCGCCATCGCGCTGAAGGCGGAGGAGGTCGGCCTGGATGTCTTCGCGACCGGCGAGCACCACAATCCGCCGTTCGTGCCGTCGTCGCCGACCACGATGCTCGGCTACATCGCTGCCCGTACCGAGAGGTTGATCCTTTCCACTGCCACGACGCTGATCACCACCAATGACCCGGTGAAGATCGCCGAGGATTATGCGATGCTCCAGCACCTGGCCGACGGCCGGGTCGACCTGATGATGGGGCGCGGCAACACCGGCCCGGTGTATCCGTGGTTCGGCCAGGACATCCGGCAGGGCCTCGACCTCGCCAAGGAGAACTACGCGCTGCTGCGTCGGCTGTGGCGCGAGGACGTGGTGGACTGGGAGGGCAGGTTCCGCACGCCTTTGCAGGGATTCGCGTCCACGCCCCGGCCGCTGGAGGGCGTACCGCCGTTCGTTTGGCACGGCTCGATCCGCTCGCCCGAGATCGCAGAGCAGGCGGCCTTCTACGGCGACGGTTTTTTCCACAACAACATCTTCTGGCCCGTCGAGCACACGAGGCGGATGGTTCAGCTCTACCGGCGACGGTTCGATCACCACGGGCACGGCCGGCCCGAGCAGGCCATCGTCGGCCTCGGTGGACAGGCGTTCATGCGGAAGAACTCCCAGGACGCCGTACGAGAGTTCCGCCCCTACTTCGACAACGCGCCCGTCTACGGGCACGGGCCCTCGCTGGAGGAGTTCACCGAGCAGACTCCGCTGACGGTGGGCTCCCCCCAGCAGGTCATCGAGCGGACGCTGTCCTTCCGTGAGTCGGTCGGCGACTACCAGAGGCAGCTGTTCCTGATGGACCACGCGGGTCTGCCCCTGAAGACCGTCCTGGAGCAGATCGACATCCTCGGCGAAGAGGTGGTGCCCGTGCTGCGGAAGGAGTTCGCGATCGGCCGCCCGGCCGACGTGCCGGACGCTCCCACCCACGAGTCGCTGCGGACCGTTCAGGAGGTGTCCGCCGCATGAACCTCGTCGCCGTGTCCGCGGGGCTGAGCACCCCGTCCTCCACACGCCTGCTCGCCGACCGTCTCGCCGAGTCGGCCCGCGCCGACCTCGCCGCCCGGGGTCATGACGTGCGGGTCGACGTCATCGAGCTGCGGGAACTGGCAGTCGCCGTGGCCAACAACCTCGTGACGGGTTTCCCGTCGCCCCAGCTGGCCGCCGCCATCGACACGGTGACGGGCGCCCACGGCCTGATCGCCGTGACTCCCGTGTTCACCGCCTCCTACAGCGGGCTGTTCAAGTCCTTCTTCGATCTGATCGACCCGGACGCCCTCACCGGGAAGCCGGTCCTTGTCGCGGCGACGGGAGGCACGGCCCGCCACTCCCTGGTCCTTGAGCACGCCCTGCGCCCGCTCTTCGCCTACCTGCGCGCCACTGTCGTGCCCACCGCGGTGTACGCGGCGTCCGAAGACTGGGGATCCGGCGGGGACGAGTACACCGAGGGCCTGCCCGCACGCATACGGCGGGCGGGCGGCGAGCTGGCCGCTCTGATGGCCGCCCGCCCGGTCGAGGAGACGCCCGAGGACGACATCACCGTGCTCGAACGGCAGCTCTCCGACCTGCGCTTCGACTGAGGCCGACCCCGGCGGGCCACCGAGCGGCACACGGATTCGCCGACCGAGCCGGGGGCGTCAGGAGGCTGCGGGTTTCGCCACCATTTCGGTGGCATGCTTTGGGTCTGGACGAGTTTCGCCCACTTCGGCCGGATGTTCCGGACCACATGTGGGACCTTCTCCGGAGGTCGCTGAGACCCCACCGACCGGGGGCACATCCGGTGGAGTTCGTGAACCGGCGAATTCCGCATCCTGCTCTTCTTGCAGGCAACACCTCGTACGCTCATCGACAAGGCGCTGGCCTGGGCTGTTATAGGATATGTACGGAGAAATCACCCCTGAGAAGGTCAACGATCGGCGTACGAAATGAGCGCGCTCTCCGATGCCGCTGAGGAGATCTTGGACGCCTGCGAAGCATGGCGGTTTCGTCGTGAGGCTCCGGGAATGCAGAAGGAGGGAACCATCGCGCGCCAACCGTTCGATGACGTCCTCCCGACGTCTTCCACGGTCGTCGTGACCGAGGTCCAGCATGGGGGTTAGGCATAGCGTCACGCGCCCTCCCGTGGCCGTCACACCACTGGTCGGCCGGCAGGCCGAGATCTCTCAGGTCCTGGACATCGTCGAGGCGGGGCACGGCGAACCGCAGACGCTGCTGCTGCTCGGTGAGGTCGGCACCGGCAAGTCGAGGCTGCTGGCGGCAGCCGCCGACCACGCGCGGGACAACGGAATGCTCGTGCTGGCGTCCCAGGGCAGCGAGGCGGAATCGCGGCAGTCCTTCGCGTCCTTGCATCAGTTGCTTCTCCCTCTCCTGCCCGATGTCGGCACGCTTTCCGACCATCTGCGAGGAGCGCTCGAAACTGCGTTCGGTATCGCTCCCGCCGAGGGACCGCTCGACCCGATGCCGCTGCATATGGCGGTCCTGACGCTGCTGACCGAGGTCTCCCGCCGGCAGCGCATTCTGCTGGCCGTCGATGACGTCCAGCACTTCGATCGCGACTCGCTCGACATTCTGGGCTTCGTGATGCGCCGTATCGGGGCGCAGGCTGTGCCGGTGCTGCTGGCGGCACGCGGGCAGACTCCCCCGGACGGCGTCGCGGCGGATCTTCCCACTCTGCGCCTGGGGCCGCTGACCGAACGGGCAGCGGCCGAACTCCTGGACGCCCAGCGACAGGTGCCCACCGGCCGGACACGGATCGAGCTGCTGCGTCAGGCCCGCGGAAATCCTCTGGCCGTCATCGAACTCTGCCGCGCGGCCGGAACAGGCGGTACGGGAGCACTGCCGGGCAGCGGGCTGCCGCAGACGGAACGCATCCAGGCGTTGTACGCCTCCCGCCTGCGCGGCCTCCCGGAGACGACCCAGCGGCTGATCCTGTACGCCGCGGCGTCGGAGTACGAAGACCTCGGCACGATCATGGCCGCCGCCGACGCGGGGCCGGATCTCGGGGCATGGGCCCCGGCCGAGGAGGCCGGCCTCGTGACCGTGGTGGACGGGCGAGTGGTCTTCCGGCATCCGTTGGCGCGCGCGGGCTCCTACCACGGAGCTCCGGTCCATCTCCGGCAGCAGGCCCACAGGGACCTGGCGGCGGCCCTCGCGGCCGATCCCGCCCGCCGGGCCTGGCACCTGGCCGCCGCATGCCTCGGCCAGGACGAGTCCGTGGCGGCGGCCCTGGAGGACACCGCCGAGCTCGCCGAGCGGCGCGGCGGCATCTTCGCGGCGGCACAGGCGCTGGAACGGGCCGCCGAGTGCAGCCCGACGACCGAGGGCCGGGCGCGCCGGTATGCCAGGGCTCTCCATGCCGCCAACAGCGTCGGTGACCCTACGTGGGTAGGCGAGCTCTACAACGAGGTCACTGCGCTGACCGAGGACCCGGACCTGCTGTGCCTCGCGGCCTGCGGCGCAGGCATGTCCCTGTCGCTGCTCGGCCACCAGCGGCAGGCGTTCCAGGTGGTGATGAGCAGGCTGGAGCCGGACCTGCCCCGGGAAAGTGCGACCGTGCTGGCTCTGGTGTCCACGCTCCAGTCGGTGGCGTTCCAGTCGGGTCTGCCGGAGCTCAGACGTCCGGTCGCAGCTCTCCTGGACGGGATCGAGACCGGGAACAGTGATACGCCCTACTTCGAGCCGGCGACGGCCGGTGCCTCCGACGCGGTACGGGCCGTGACCCTGGCCGGAGCCGACCCGTCCGACGCCCCCGAGCTGCTGAGCCGTCTGCGCCGACGCCCGGGCACGTCTGAGCCGACGGCGGGAGCCGCGGAGTTGACCCGGCTGCTCGCGCTCGGCGGCATCTCCTGGTACGCCGACGAGTCCGACCTGTCCGTGGAGTCCTTCCGGCAGGCGTACGCCATGCTGTCCGCGTACGGCTCCCTGGGCCCTGCCGCGACCACTCTCGCGGCGATGGGCTCGGCGCTGATCGACACCGGGCGGTGGACCGAGGCGGACACGCTTCTGGAGAAGTCCGCGACGCTGGCGGCCGTCCACAAGCTGAGGCATCTGGAGATCGACGTCGCGGCGCTGCGAACGACCCTGCGAGCCCTGCGCGGTCAGGCCGTCGACACACCGTCCGACCCCGCATGGACGACGGTGGTCCTGGAGGAGAACCGCGCCACGCACGCACGCCTGTTGCGTGCCGCCGGCACCGGTGCCGCGGCGGTCGGCGACTTCGACGGCGCGTTCCGTCACTTCCGGGCACTGTTCGGGCAGGACGGCGAACCTGTGCACTTCTTCCTGTCCCGCCACTCGGTCGCCGACCTCGCGGCGTCCGCCCAGCGGACGGGTCGGCAGAAGGAGACGGCACGCATCGTCGAGGCGGTGCGCGCCGCGATCGGGCCGCAGCCGACGACCCGGATGACCCTGTTGTTGCACCACGCCACCGCGCTGACCGGCGAGCCCAAGGACGCCGAACACCACTTCCGGCTCGCCACGGTCAACCCGGTGGGTGATCAGTGGCCGCTCGCCCGGGCACGGGCGAGGCTCCACTACGCGCAGTGGCTGCGTAGGCGGCGGCGCCCTCTGGACGCCCGTCCGCTCCTGGCCACGGCGCTGGAATCGTTCACCCGGCTGGGCGCGTCGGGCCTCGCCGAGGAGGCACGCGTGGAGCTGCGGGCCAGCGGCGTGGCCACCGCGCCCACCCAGGCCGACCCGCTGGCGGAGCTGACCGCCCAGCAGCGCGAGATCGTACGGCTGGCGGCACGGGGGCTACGCAACCGGGAGATCGCCGAGCAGCTGATGCTGTCCCCTCGTACGGTCAGTTCCCACCTCTACAACGTGTATCCGAAGCTGGGGGTCAGCAGCCGCAACCAGCTCCGCGGTCTCTTCGAAGATTGGTGACCGCTATGGTGAGCCGTACGGTGGTGCTTCCACGGGCAGCCTCATGTCTCGTGGCCGTCGGGGGAGCCTAGAGGCGATTGATCGTTATGTGGGGAAGCCCGTGAACTCCGATTCCGCGACGGACACCGGCGGACACGACCGTCCTGCCGTCGTCCTCGACCCCCTCGTTCAGCGGCTCGTCGACGCCTCGGCCGGACCGCCCTATCTGCACCAGTTGGGCCCTGTCGACGGACGGCAGGCACTGCTGGAGATACAGGGCCACACGCTCGACGACTTCGACGTGGACGCCGAGTTCAGGGTGGCGCCTGTGGGTCCCTCCGGGCTCGTCGGCTTCTGGATGTTCCGGCCGACGCGGCCGACCGGTCCCCTTCCAGTGGTCGTGTACATGCACGGCGGTCGGTGGATGCTCGGCGACGCCCGGACCCACGCACGGCTGATCAGCGAGCTGGCAGCCACCAGTGCCGCCGCCTTCGTGGTGCCCGAGTACACCCGCACCCCGGAAGCCCGGTATCCGGTCGCGCTGGAGGAGTCGTACGCGGTACTGACGTGGGTGGTCGAGCAGGCTGCCGAACTGGCCCTGGACGACCGGAGGCTCGCGGTGGCCGGTGACTGCGCCGGCGCGACCATGGCCACGGCGCTCACGATGTTGGCCAAGCAGCGCGGCGGCCCCCGCATCCGGGCGCAGTTGCTCTACTACCCGATGACCGACCCGCATGCCGACACCCCGTCGCGAGAACAGTTCGAGTCCGGCTATCTCCTGACGCGCGCGGCCGTCGAGTGGTACTGGCGTCAGTACACCGACGAGGAGAGTGAGCTCGCCGAGCCCACGGCCTCGCCGCTGCGGGCAAGCACGGCCGACCTCGCGGGACTGCCTCCCGCCCTGATCGTGTCGGCGGAAGCGGACGTCGCACGGGACGAGGGCGAACAGTACGCCCGCGCGCTGCGGCTGGCAGGCGTGCCCGTGACCGCAGTTCGCTATCTGGGAACGGTGCACGACTTCGTCTCCCTGAACCCCTTGCGGAACAGCCCGATCACGCGGGCCGCGATCAGGCAGGGCGGCCGCTTCCTCGGAGAAGCCCTGTCCGACCGGCGCTGACGGCCGACTCCACGTACGACGCAGGCGGTGGCCGCGCGCCTGTTCGCGCGGCCGTCAGAAATCGACCGTCAAATTACTGATGCCTGGGGAACAGGCGCTTGCCAGGGTGAAGGATGTGAGGCCGCCTGCGGCGGCACGTCCTGTACATGGGAAGAGCAGCATGTTCCACAGCCGAACCGGTTCTCGAAGCGGCCGCGCGCAGATCACCGCCTCACCGCTACGGGCGAACCCGGAGGAGCCGGCCGGGCTGCCGCGGGCGTTGGTCATCGTCGCCGAGGCGGACGTCCTGCGCGACGAGGGCGAGGCGTACGCCGCCGAGCTGCGCGACGCCGGCGTGCCGACTGCGGCCGTGCGCTACCAGAACACCATCCATTCCTGAAATGTCGATGACCGACTCATTTCCATGCCCCGGCTGGGCATGTGCGCATTCGCCTTTCCTCGAACCTTGCTGCCCTCCGTGCTGCAGTGGAGAAGATCTTATGGCCAAGTCAGTGATGTCACGCGTCCCCGAAATGGCGGAACCGAACAATCCCTCTTCCGTCCGCTGTGTTGAATACGGATGCATCCAGATCGTTTCTACGGTGCCGGACGGGAGGGACGATGAATTCCTGTACCTGGGAATGATTGCCCGCGGGGCGGTCGCGATCACGGGGGACGGGGACGAGGTCTTCCTGGAGCCGAGCGACATCGTCTTCTGCGATCCGGCTCGGCGCCGCTTCCGGCAGTTCGGCGACGACTGCCGGATGACGGTTTTCCGTATACCTCGCTGCTACCTGGGGATTTCGGCGTCGGACCTGGACCGCGTCGTGGGGGTGGTTGTGCCGGGCGGCGACGGAATGGGCGCGCTGACATCGGACTTCCTGTCCGCGCTCGCCGCCGAGGCGGAGTTCCACGGTTCGTTGATCGGGGACCGGCTCGCGCGCAGTGCCGTGGATCTCATCGCCGTACTCGTCATGGCACTTCTTCAGGACACGGGGAATGAGGATGCATCCGACACATCGAAGGCCGGCAGCGTGATGCTGTGCCGGATCCGCACCTTCATCGAAGAGCATCTGACGGACCCGGACTTGTCACCGGAATCGATTGCGCGCGCGCAGCACATCTCCGTCCGTTACCTGCACAAGCTCTTCAAGAATGAGGGCACCACGGTGAGCCTGTGGGTGCGGCAGCGGAGGCTTGACTCCTGCAGGCACGAGTTGGGCCGGATGTCCAACCGGAGGACCACGGTGGCCGCTGTGGCGCATCGCTGGGGTTTCACCAGCCCGTCGCATTTCAGCCGGGCCTTCCGGGACGCCTACGGCATTTCCCCCAGCGAATGGCGGGCACTGGCAGCGTAAAGCGTCGGCTCCCCGGTCACCAATGCCCCGGTTGCCGGCTGATCTTCGGCCATCGAGTGCTCTCGCGCCGCCTGCACGTGGATCTGCCATCCACAGCCCTCAGGCTGCCTCGGCGGCCTCTTCACCCCGCCGTTCCGAGCCCGTCATCGACGGCACGAGCTTCCCGCGCTTCTGCTTCGGGCCGCCTCGACGCGTCTGCTCGGCCATCTGCCATTCGCGGGGCGACACACCATAAGCGGCGCGGAAGACGCGGCTGAAGTGGCTGGGGCTCACGAAGCCCCAGCGCAGGGCGACCGCCGCCACAGTGGAGGTCATACCCGCCGCCTGCGACAGATCCCGCCTGCAACGCTCCAGTCGTTGCTGCCGGATCCAGCGGCTCACAGTGGTCTCTTCATGCTCGAAGAGCTTGTGGAGACACCGGACCGAGACGTGGTGCGCGGCCGCGACCACCTCCGGTGACAGCCTGGGATCGTACAGATTCCGAACGATGTATTCCTTGATCAGCGCCAGCACGGCGTTGGCCGAGTCCGGCACCTGCGGATTCAGCTTTCCGGACCGCTCCTGGACGAGCAAGGCCAGGAGGTCCGTCGCGATGGTGCCCAGCCTGCGTCGGACAGACACATCGAAGGTCCCCATACCCCGAGCCAGGCGTGTCAGGTACGTTGCCACCAGTCCGCTGCTGCTTCCGTTGCTGGGGAAGACGGTGGAGGTCAGCGCCCGCAGGTCCTGCTCAGGGACTCGAAGATCCTTACGGGGCAGGTGGAATGCTGTGAAACCGAACTCCTCCGGCAGTGCCTTCCGGAAGGGCCGGCCGGAGTCGGACATGGCGAAATCACCCGGCCGCAGGAGAACTTGTCTGCCGTCCTGTTCGAGCACGGCGCTCCCGCTGTGCTGAAGTGCGACGGTGATCCACTCCTCGCCGTCCCTGGAGATCAGGCGTGGAGTGCGCGTGACCACCTGTGGGCCTGCCCGTACCACGGCCATCTGCAGCGAACCGAACCGCTCGCTCGATATCGTCCCCGCCGAGGGTTCATGCTCCAGTAGCTTCACCCCGAGCGGTATGAACGTGTTCGAGACCGCTTCGTGCCAACAATCCGCCCGCTCGGACGGAGACAGCGGCGTGGTCGAGAGAACGACAGGCATGGGACCTCCTGCACGGATATGACACGGATATGAGTGGATCGACGATGCGCATGTCCGGCCCGTGCACGTCGTTGAGCGACTCACGAATCAGAGGTGCGGACGGCCCCTGGCCGGCGAAGGCGTCGTCAATTCCCACGGGACGGCGCTCGGCATGGCCGGCGCGGGAAACAGCTGCTTACGTGCTGACACTAAGGTCGGCCCGCGGGTCGTTGTTGAACGCCAGTGCACAGGGTGTGTTCCCTCTGTGCAGTGCCACCCGCTACTTGATGGCTCCGTCGGCGGCGCCGGCGGCGACGTGACGCTGAGCGACGACGAGCAGCACGGCCGCCGGGACAGATGCCAGAACCGCGGTGGCCATGATGGCGTTCCACTGGTTCGTGTGAGCGCCGACGTATTGGTAGATGCCCAGGGTGATCGGCTGCACGGTATCCGTGGTGTTCAGAGTGAGCGCGAAGAGGAAGTCGCTCCAGGTGAAGAGGAAGGTGAAGAGGGCGGCAGTGATCAATGAGTTCGCGCTCACCGGGAGCACCACGGCGCGCAGGACGCGCAGCCTCCCGGCACCGTCCACTCGCGCGGCCTCGATGATCTCCCGGGGAATGCCCTGCATGGACGACCGCAGAAGGATGATCGCGAAGGGGGCCCCGGCGGTGGAGTCCGCGAGGATCAGCCCGAGGTAGGAGTTCAGGAGTCCCAGGTCGTTGTAAGCGACGTAGAGGGCATTGGCGACGGCGATGCTCGGCACCATCTGTGTGATCAGGATGCCGAAGAGCACGAGGTCGGTCCCTCGGACGGGGAACTGGGCCAGCGCGTAGGCCGCAGGGGCGGCGAGCCCGAGGCTGAGCGCAACGCTACCCAGAGACACGACGAGGCTGGTGGCGAGATTGTCCCCCTGATCGCGCAGTGCAGTGGCGTATCCGCCGAAGTCCGGGTGGAAGGGGAACCAGTCTCCCTGCAGGGGGAGTCCGGTGGGTTGGAGGGAGGCATTCACCATCCAGTAGACGGGAAACAGCATGAGTGCGAGCAGGACGATCCCGATGATTGTGGACGGCCAGCCACGTTTGGTTGCGCGCTTCATGGGGTCGCCGCTCAGCTGTTCCGGGCGCGCCGGTTGGCGCGCAGGTAGACGATGGCGAAGACGAGCGAGATGACGATGAGTATGTTGCCCATCACCGCGCCGCGTCCGAAGTCGAACTGCTGAAAGGCCAGGTCATAGGAGTGGGTGGCGATGGTCTGCGTCGCGTTGGCCGGTCCTCCGCCCGTCACCACGAGGATGATGTCGAGCAACTTGACCGTGTAGACCACGCCCAGCACCAGCACGACGCCGACCACGGGCCGCAGCAGTGGCCAGGTCACATGGCGGAACGACGCCAGTGGACCGGCACCGTCCAGCTTCGCCGCCTCGTACAGGTGCGTCGGGATCTCCTGCAGGCCGCCGTAGAGGATCGTGGTGTTGAAGGGGATTCCGACCCAGATGTTGATGAGGGTCACCGACACGAGCGCCTGTGAGGTGCCGGTGAGCCACGGTACGCCGGACGACAGGTGGAGGTTGCGCAGCACGTCGTTCACGACCCCGCTGTCGGTGTCGAGCATCCACCTCCACGTCGCTCCGGAGACG
This sequence is a window from Streptomyces sp. NBC_01217. Protein-coding genes within it:
- a CDS encoding carbohydrate ABC transporter permease codes for the protein MKRATKRGWPSTIIGIVLLALMLFPVYWMVNASLQPTGLPLQGDWFPFHPDFGGYATALRDQGDNLATSLVVSLGSVALSLGLAAPAAYALAQFPVRGTDLVLFGILITQMVPSIAVANALYVAYNDLGLLNSYLGLILADSTAGAPFAIILLRSSMQGIPREIIEAARVDGAGRLRVLRAVVLPVSANSLITAALFTFLFTWSDFLFALTLNTTDTVQPITLGIYQYVGAHTNQWNAIMATAVLASVPAAVLLVVAQRHVAAGAADGAIK
- a CDS encoding helix-turn-helix domain-containing protein; amino-acid sequence: MPVVLSTTPLSPSERADCWHEAVSNTFIPLGVKLLEHEPSAGTISSERFGSLQMAVVRAGPQVVTRTPRLISRDGEEWITVALQHSGSAVLEQDGRQVLLRPGDFAMSDSGRPFRKALPEEFGFTAFHLPRKDLRVPEQDLRALTSTVFPSNGSSSGLVATYLTRLARGMGTFDVSVRRRLGTIATDLLALLVQERSGKLNPQVPDSANAVLALIKEYIVRNLYDPRLSPEVVAAAHHVSVRCLHKLFEHEETTVSRWIRQQRLERCRRDLSQAAGMTSTVAAVALRWGFVSPSHFSRVFRAAYGVSPREWQMAEQTRRGGPKQKRGKLVPSMTGSERRGEEAAEAA
- a CDS encoding carbohydrate ABC transporter permease, with the protein product MSTVREDSADAAETTPPVGAEQQDEDVHNRDRTVARARVRESIAHWMFVLPAAAYLLLFFGYPLVKNVVMSLQQYTTTTFYTGAAPFVGLQNYSEILSSDLFSEAALTTVLFTAGSIVGQFAFGLAFALFFQRRFPLGGILRSLLLLPWLLPLVVSGATWRWMLDTDSGVVNDVLRNLHLSSGVPWLTGTSQALVSVTLINIWVGIPFNTTILYGGLQEIPTHLYEAAKLDGAGPLASFRHVTWPLLRPVVGVVLVLGVVYTVKLLDIILVVTGGGPANATQTIATHSYDLAFQQFDFGRGAVMGNILIVISLVFAIVYLRANRRARNS